The genomic window CGAGAGGAAGAACTCGGCCATGCCGAAGTTCGCGAAATCTTCAAGGTTCCGAAGATCGGTGCTATCGCCGGCTGCCACGTGATCGACGGGGTCATCACGCGATCGGCGAAAATCAGGCTGCTGCGCGACAACGTCGTGGTCTACGAAGGCGAGCTGGCCTCTCTGAAGAGATTCAAGGACGATGCGTCCGAGGTCCGCGAGGGCTTCGACTGCGGAATTGGCCTGGCCAAGTACCAGGACATCAAGGTCGGCGACATCATCGAGGCCTACCGGATGGTGGAGATCGCACCGGAGCTCTGAGGCTCAATTGAGCGGAGATATTTACATAGGCATAGCGCATCTGGAGCTGCACATCCCGGAGGCGCGCAGCCTCAAGGCAAAGCGCGCACCGGTTCGTAGCATTGTTGAAAAAATTAGAAATCGCCACCAGGTTCTGGTGATAGAGGTGGAGCATCAGCATCTGTAC from Acidobacteriota bacterium includes these protein-coding regions:
- a CDS encoding DUF503 domain-containing protein; its protein translation is MSGDIYIGIAHLELHIPEARSLKAKRAPVRSIVEKIRNRHQVLVIEVEHQHLYQRAHLAICAISTDPVDVEARLQRVEKTIGFNWSGNVLSWNVDVIQG